From one Anaeromyxobacter diazotrophicus genomic stretch:
- a CDS encoding urease accessory protein UreD has translation MPALAQPLAAAPGAGSLRAALVAGESAVLSCASTSPLRLFTPRSRGRAVWAVATTHGGGLVAGDAIDVEVAVERGATALLATQSNTRVYRSTGAVASQRLRARVAEGALLAVLPEPTACFAGARFEQEQRFEVEEGGSLLLLDAFTEGRGARGERWAFHAYASRNEIALSGRLALADAVRLAQGEGAPPAARMDGLALVATAVAVGPALRSGAAALLEALASAPVDPAAEVLAAASPLADGLHLRVAARTVVAGAAYLRRALAFAAPLLGGSPFDRRP, from the coding sequence TTGCCTGCTCTCGCCCAGCCGCTCGCCGCCGCCCCCGGCGCCGGCTCCCTCCGCGCCGCCCTGGTGGCGGGGGAGAGCGCCGTCCTCTCCTGTGCCTCGACGAGCCCGCTCCGCCTCTTCACGCCGCGGTCGCGCGGCCGCGCCGTGTGGGCGGTCGCCACCACCCACGGCGGGGGCCTCGTGGCCGGCGACGCCATCGACGTGGAGGTCGCCGTGGAACGCGGCGCCACCGCGCTCCTCGCCACCCAGTCGAACACCCGCGTCTACCGCTCCACCGGCGCGGTCGCCTCGCAGCGGCTCCGCGCCCGCGTCGCCGAGGGCGCGCTGCTGGCCGTCCTCCCCGAGCCGACCGCCTGCTTCGCCGGCGCCCGCTTCGAGCAGGAGCAGCGGTTCGAGGTGGAGGAGGGCGGGAGCCTGCTCCTCCTCGACGCGTTCACCGAGGGGCGCGGCGCCCGTGGCGAGCGCTGGGCGTTCCACGCCTACGCCTCGCGCAACGAGATCGCGCTCTCCGGCCGGCTGGCGCTGGCGGACGCGGTGCGGCTCGCCCAGGGCGAAGGCGCGCCGCCCGCCGCGCGCATGGACGGCCTCGCGCTCGTCGCCACCGCCGTCGCGGTCGGGCCGGCGCTCCGGTCCGGCGCCGCCGCGCTGCTCGAGGCGCTCGCGTCCGCGCCGGTCGATCCCGCGGCCGAGGTGCTCGCCGCCGCGAGCCCGCTCGCCGACGGCCTCCACCTGCGCGTCGCCGCCCGCACCGTCGTCGCCGGCGCCGCCTACCTGCGGCGCGCGCTCGCCTTCGCCGCCCCGCTGCTGGGCGGCTCGCCGTTCGACCGCAGACCTTAG